A genomic window from Candidatus Pelagisphaera phototrophica includes:
- a CDS encoding sialate O-acetylesterase — translation MKSPLVLLAAFAMLGSSCTQKGSHLFILSGQSNMAGLDPDISFIPAVSQKFGAENVIVVKDALGGQPIRRWHKDWSLRENDDPKQIGDLYDQLLSKVQPAYEGKKVQTVTFLWMQGERDAREGLADRYIDSFEGIITQLQGDLRRKDINIIMGRLSDFDMENKTYPHWTRIRDLQVAFADSKPNTAWVDTDDLNTGLNKQGNQIKDDLHYSVSGYKLFGERLAEKAIQLIEK, via the coding sequence GTGAAAAGCCCTCTCGTACTCCTCGCAGCGTTTGCCATGTTAGGCTCAAGTTGCACACAGAAAGGATCTCATCTATTTATACTGTCAGGCCAGTCCAACATGGCGGGTCTTGATCCAGACATTTCCTTCATCCCAGCAGTATCACAAAAATTCGGTGCGGAAAACGTGATCGTCGTCAAGGACGCTCTTGGCGGACAACCGATACGGCGGTGGCACAAGGATTGGTCACTCAGGGAAAATGATGACCCCAAACAGATTGGCGACCTGTACGACCAACTCTTATCGAAAGTCCAACCCGCCTACGAAGGGAAGAAGGTTCAAACCGTCACATTCCTTTGGATGCAAGGTGAGAGAGATGCACGAGAGGGCCTCGCGGATCGGTATATCGACAGCTTCGAGGGAATCATAACACAACTCCAGGGGGACCTCCGACGCAAGGATATCAATATTATCATGGGTCGCCTAAGCGATTTCGACATGGAAAATAAAACCTATCCGCATTGGACTCGAATAAGAGATCTTCAAGTCGCATTTGCTGATTCCAAACCGAATACCGCCTGGGTAGACACGGACGACCTAAATACTGGCCTAAACAAGCAGGGAAATCAAATAAAGGATGATTTGCACTATTCCGTATCCGGGTACAAATTGTTCGGCGAAAGACTAGCCGAAAAAGCCATCCAATTGATCGAAAAGTAG